One part of the Rutidosis leptorrhynchoides isolate AG116_Rl617_1_P2 chromosome 1, CSIRO_AGI_Rlap_v1, whole genome shotgun sequence genome encodes these proteins:
- the LOC139842925 gene encoding uncharacterized protein, with protein MICPLCDKVKDSIHHLFFQCEYSAQIWKMVKSKVIFRGLPNRLDAIVGKLAQYPFTNTIWNFINRSILAASVYYVWHERNSRLFKKGKRTVSDLCDAIQNHVRMKLVLLKVKKSKAVIKAGQMWSLQWIDDKYSFV; from the coding sequence ATGATATGCCCTTTATGTGATAAAGTTAAAGATTCGATCCATCATTTATTTTTCCAATGTGAATACAGTGCTCAAATTTGGAAGATGGTTAAGTCAAAAGTGATTTTCAGAGGGTTGCCTAATAGGTTGGATGCTATTGTTGGTAAGTTGGCTCAGTATCCTTTTACAAACACTATTTGGAATTTCATCAATAGGAGTATTCTTGCTGCTAGTGTTTATTATGTATGGCATGAGAGAAACTCTAGGCTTTTTAAGAAAGGAAAAAGAACTGTTAGCGATTTGTGTGATGCTATTCAAAACCATGTGCGAATGAAACTGGTGCTATTGAAGGTCAAAAAGTCAAAGGCTGTGATTAAAGCAGGTCAGATGTGGAGCTTGCAGTGGATTGATGATAAGTATAGTTTTGTTTGA